The following coding sequences are from one Xiphias gladius isolate SHS-SW01 ecotype Sanya breed wild chromosome 14, ASM1685928v1, whole genome shotgun sequence window:
- the LOC120799173 gene encoding neuropilin and tolloid-like protein 1: protein MVRKLLLPIALAASLISPQLSGATATKKKAQVKNNSGVTPAGKCGTWVKEPDGGYFTSPNYPEKYPPERECVYIIEASPRQCIDLFFDEKYSIEPSWECKFDHIEVRDGPFGFSPIIGRYCGQESPAYVRSSGRYLYIKFVADGELEAIGFSARYNFTQDPEFKELGELPALPFCEFELSGPEGFVESTQIAREGQAQQTEAVDCRWYIRAPPRAKIYMRFLEYEMHNSNECKRNFVAIYDGSSSVEHLKNKFCSTVANDVMLLSSVGVVRLWADEGSRKSKFRILFTTFHDPPCEGDNFFCHSNMCINNTLVCNGIQNCVYPWDENHCKEKRKPSILDTLDNTNLTIIGVTCGLVVILLIISVIIQIKQPRKKYIIRRDDFDPSLLHPGFEPPHYELCTLRRAPSGDLTDAALAEDFEKFHKLRRSSSKCIRDHHCGSQQGSVHGSVHGSRSSLSMRDANIASDGGALVPPLPPVMVSQQSPRLSHHTTPAGRRSILVMKHSYSQDGAESYRPEEEDDLMMDDGPTTSQHYMHHHQIHHGMSGLDHTVHRTLSNDF from the exons ATGGTGCGCAAACTTCTGCTGCCCATCG CTCTAGCTGCAAGCCTCATCTCACCTCAGCTGTCTGGTGCCACagctaccaaaaaaaaagctcaag TGAAGAACAACTCAGGTGTGACCCCAGCTGGGAAGTGTGGGACCTGGGTGAAGGAGCCCGATGGGGGCTACTTCACCTCACCCAACTACCCTGAGAAATACCCACCCGAGAGGGAATGTGTCTACATTATAGAAG cCTCTCCTCGACAGTGCATCGACTTATTCTTCGACGAGAAGTATTCCATCGAGCCATCCTGGGAGTGCAAGTTTGACCACATCGAGGTCCGTGATGGGCCCTTTGGTTTCTCGCCCATCATTGGCCGCTACTGTGGGCAAGAAAGTCCGGCGTATGTCCGCTCCAGCGGGCGGTACCTGTACATCAAGTTTGTGGCTGATGGTGAACTGGAGGCCATCGGTTTCTCTGCCCGGTATAACTTCACACAAG ATCCCGAGTTCAAAGAGCTTGGGGAACTGCCAGCTCTGCCAT TTTGTGAGTTTGAGCTGAGTGGTCCAGAAGGCTTCGTAGAATCGACACAAATAGCCAGGGAGGGCCAGGCCCAGCAGACTGAAGCTGTGGATTGCAGGTGGTACATCAGGGCTCCACCAAGAGCTAAG ATCTACATGCGTTTTCTGGAGTATGAGATGCACAACTCGAATGAGTGCAAGCGTAACTTTGTTGCCATCTATGATGGCAGCAGTTCGGTTGAGCACCTGAAGAATAAGTTCTGCTCCACGGTGGCCAACGATGTCATGCTGTTGTCCTCTGTGGGCGTGGTGAGGCTGTGGGCCGACGAGGGGAGCAGGAAGAGCAAATTCAGGATCCTCTTCACAACCTTCCATGACC CTCCGTGTGAAGGAGACAATTTCTTTTGCCATAGCAACATGTGCATCAACAACACACTGGTCTGCAATGGCATCCAGAACTGTGTTTATCCCTGGGATGAAAATCATTGCAAAG AGAAGAGGAAACCCAGCATCCTGGACACGCTGGATAACACTAACCTCACCATCATTGGAGTAACCTGTGGCCTTGTTGTCATCTTGCTCATCATCTCGGTCATCATCCAGATCAAACAGCCTCGCAAGAAATACATCATCCGCAG AGATGATTTCGACCCTTCCCTCCTCCACCCTGGTTTCGAGCCTCCTCACTACGAGCTCTGTACTCTGCGCCGCGCTCCATCTGGTGACCTGACTGATGCTGCCCTGGCTGAGGACTTCGAGAAGTTTCACAAGCTCCGCCGCTCCTCAAGCAAATGTATTCGTGACCACCATTGTGGCTCTCAGCAGGGGAGCGTCCATGGCAGTGTCCACGGTAGCCGCAGCAGCCTAAGCATGAGGGATGCCAACATTGCCTCTGACGGGGGGGCTCTTGTGCCGCCATTGCCGCCGGTGATGGTGAGCCAACAGTCGCCGCGCCTTTCCCACCACACCACCCCAGCAGGTCGACGGAGCATCCTGGTGATGAAGCATAGTTATTCTCAGGACGGGGCAGAGAGTTACAGgccggaggaggaggatgatttgatgatggatgatggacCCACCACCAGCCAGCACTACATGCACCACCATCAGATCCACCATGGCATGTCAGGACTGGATCACACTGTCCATCGTACACTGTCTAATGACTTCTAA
- the atpsckmt gene encoding ATP synthase subunit C lysine N-methyltransferase, producing MHGCVMPQQEPFLDSAQAGPCKSDARESRSRSRLGLIVTGAVGGSLVALYAVATPFVAPALRKICLPFVPATTAQVENVLKVLRNRSGTLVDIGSGDGRIVIAAAKHGFQSSGFELNPWLVWYSRYKAWREGVHCSTSFHISDLWKVSFAQYSNVVIFGVPQMMDQLELKLAKELPSTAKVVACRFPFPTWVPEHTAGEGIDTVWVYDAKTFKSQLRQGMIRRTMPEKEDSSDLHT from the exons ATGCACGGATG CGTCATGCCACAGCAAGAGCCTTTTCTGGACTCAGCACAGGCAGGTCCGTGTAAGAGCGATGCCCGGGAAAGCAGGAGCAGAAGCCGCCTCGGTCTCATCGTCACGGGGGCGGTGGGAGGGTCGCTGGTCGCCCTGTACGCGGTGGCCACCCCGTTCGTTGCTCCCGCCCTGAGAAAAATCTGCCTCCCGTTCGTCCCAGCGACCACCGCTCAGGTGGAGAACGTCCTCAAGGTGCTACGGAACAGATCGGGGACTCTGGTGGACATAGGGAGTGGAGATGGAAGGATA GTGATAGCAGCGGCCAAGCATGGGTTCCAGTCATCAGGCTTTGAGCTGAACCCCTGGCTGGTGTGGTATTCTCGCTACAAGGCCTGGAGGGAGGGAGTCCACTGCTCCACCTCCTTCCACATCTCTGACTTGTGGAAG GTTAGTTTTGCTCAGTACTCCAATGTTGTGATTTTTGGGGTCCCTCAAAtg ATGGACCAGCTGGAGCTGAAGCTGGCAAAGGAGTTGCCGAGTACAGCCAAGGTGGTGGCCTGCCGCTTCCCCTTCCCTACCTGGGTCCCTGAACATACCGCAGGGGAGGGCATCGACACTGTGTGGGTGTACGATGCCAAGACATTTAAGTCACAACTGCGACAAGGAATGATAAGAAGGACAATGCCAGAAAAAGAGGATTCATCAGATTTACACACATAA
- the LOC120799168 gene encoding LOW QUALITY PROTEIN: E3 ubiquitin-protein ligase MARCHF6-like (The sequence of the model RefSeq protein was modified relative to this genomic sequence to represent the inferred CDS: inserted 2 bases in 1 codon), producing MDTAEEADICRVCRSEGTQDKPLYHPCVCTGSIKFIHQECLLQWLKHSRKEYCELCKHRFAFTPIYSPDMPSRLPVQDIFAGLVTSIGTAIRYWFHYTLVAFAWLGVVPLTACRIYKCLFTGSVSSLLTLPLDMLSTQNLLADCLQGCFVVTCTLCAFISLVWLREQIVHGGAPHWLDQNQPPLVPNQPNGAAPANEVLGGNAAVNAQAAADVAAAQHPADPAAGGQAPANPHDAGNQADEAELDDDEDDDGEEDEEEEEDEEGREEDGADANNGGQEDLNWNALEWDRAAEELTWERMLGLDGSLVFLEHVFWVVSLNTLFILVFAFCPYHIGHFSVVGLGFEDYIKASHFDGLITTILGYILLAGALMVCHAFASLVKFQRSRRLLGVCYIVVKVSLLVVMEIGLFPLICGWWLDICSLEMFDATLKDREQSFDSAPGTTMFLHWLVGMVYVFYFASFILLLREVLRPGVLWFLRNLNDPDFNPVQEMIHLPIYRHLRRFILSVVVFGSIVLLMLWLPIRIIKLLFPTFLPYNVMLYSDAPVSELSLELLLLQVVLPALLEQGHTRQWLKRLVHAWTFTAGYMLDLHSYLLGDHEDDDNQPNNNPLGRHNNNRFPGLGEGLHAAHQAILQQAGPVGFQPYHRPVNFPLKIILLVVFMCVTLLLASLICLTLPVCVGRWLMSFWMGSAMVHELYTAASGLYVCWLSIRAATVLLSWMPQGRIVIMLKIHEWTLMILKTIVVAVLLAGVVPLLLGLLFELVIVAPLRVPLDQTPLFYPWQDWALGVLHAKIIAAITLMGPQWWLKTVIEQVYANGIRNIDLYFILRRLAAPVICVLLLSLCVPYTISKGITPLLGVQPEMQTLVERRIYPFLLMLVILLAVLFFQIRQFKRLYEHIKNDKYLVGQRLVNYERKTGXGAHPPPPTAPPPRSDTAVGSVELTHSAQHWELTSAPVVKPFCFLSAWLSTSNTTSKLLNAF from the exons ATGGACACCGCCGAGGAAG CGGACATCTGCCGGGTCTGTCGGTCGGAGGGGACCCAGGACAAGCCCCTGTACCACCCCTGTGTCTGCACTGGCAGCATCAAGTTTATCCATCAGGAGTG CCTACTGCAGTGGTTGAAACACAGCAGAAAGGAATACTGTGAATTATGCAAACACAGGTTTGCATTTACACCAA tCTACTCTCCAGACATGCCATCTCGCTTGCCTGTCCAGGATATCTTTGCAGGGCTGGTCACCAGTATTGGAACAGCCATCAGATACTGGTTCCACTACACACTGGTGGCCTTTGCCTGGCTAGGCGTGGTGCCTCTCACAGCTT GTCGTATCTACAAGTGTTTATTTACCGGCTCTGTGAGCTCTCTCCTTACCCTGCCATTAGATATGCTTTCAAC ACAAAACCTGCTTGCAGACTGTCTCCAGGGTTGTTTCGTGGTCACTTGCACGCTGTGCGCCTTCATCAGCCTGGTGTGGCTCAGAGAGCAGATTGTCCATGGTGGCGCTCCTCACTGGTTAGATCAGAATCAACCTCCTTTGGTTCCCAACCAGCCCAATGGCGCTGCACCGGCTAATGAG GTTCTAGGTGGTAACGCTGCAGTCAACGCACAGGCTGCTGCAGACGTTGCAGCAGCACAGCACCCAGCAGACCCTGCTGCAGGCGGGCAGGCTCCTGCCAACCCACATGATGCTGGCAACCAGGCAGATGAGGCAGAacttgatgatgatgaagacgaTGAtggggaggaagatgaagaggaggaggaggatgaggaaggcAGGGAGGAAGATGGTGCTGATGCAAATAATGGAGGACAAG AAGATTTGAACTGGAACGCTCTGGAGTGGGACCGTGCAGCAGAGGAGCTCACTTGGGAAAGG ATGCTGGGGCTGGATGGCTCCCTAGTTTTCTTG GAGCATGTCTTCTGGGTGGTGTCTCTCAACACACTCTTCATCCTTGTCTTTG CTTTTTGTCCGTATCACATCGGCCATTTCTCAGTGGTTGGACTGGGCTTTGAAGACTAT ATCAAAGCTTCACACTTTGACGGCCTCATCACCACCATACTGGGGTACATTCTCCTGGCTGGAGCTCTCATGGTCTGCCAT GCATTTGCTTCATTAGTAAAGTTCCAGCGGTCCAGACGCCTCCTGGGTGTCTGCTACATTGTTGTCAAG GTTTCTCTGCTGGTTGTCATGGAGATAGGCTTGTTCCCACTGATTTGTGGTTGGTGGCTCGACATTTGCTCGTTG GAGATGTTTGATGCCACTCTGAAAGACAGGGAGCAGAGTTTTGACTCCGCTCCTGGTACCACCATGTTCCTCCACTGGCTGGTTGGCATGGTCTATGTCTTCTACTTTGCCTCTTTCATCCTTCTGCTTAGAGAG gtGCTCCGGCCAGGCGTGCTGTGGTTCCTGAGGAACCTGAACGATCCAGACTTCAACCCAGTACAAGAGATGATCCACCTGCCCATCTACAGACATCTCCGGAGGTTTATTCTCTCTGTG GTGGTGTTTGGTTCCATAGTTTTGCTGATGCTTTGGCTTCCTATTAGAATAATTAAACTGCTCTTTCCAACCTTCCTTCCCTACAACGTCATGCTCTACAG TGATGCCCCAGTTAGCGAGCTGTCGTTGGAGCTGCTGTTGCTTCAGGTTGTTCTGCCGGCTTTGTTGGAGCAGGGTCACACTCGCCAGTGGCTCAAACGGCTCGTCCATGCTTGGACGTTCACAGCTGGATACATGCT TGACCTTCACTCATACCTGCTTGGGGACCATGAAGACGATGACAACCAACCAAACAACAATCCTCTGGGTCGCCATAACAACAACCGCTTCCCTGGTCTGGGGGAGGGGCTTCACGCTGCCCATCAGGCTATTCTGCAGCAGGCCGGTCCTGTGGGTTTCCAGCCGTACCACCGGCCTGTCAATTTTCCCCTCAAG atcATTCTGTTGGTTGTCTTCATGTGTGTGACGCTATTACTGGCTAGTCTGATTTGCCTTACACTACCGG TGTGTGTGGGTCGCTGGTTGATGTCTTTCTGGATGGGCAGTGCCATGGTTCATGAGCTGTACACAGCAGCAAGTGGTCTATACGTCTGCTGGCTGTCCATTCGAGCTGCCACAGTGCTGCTGTCCTGGATGCCACAGGGACGGATCGTCATCATGCTCAAAATCCATGAGTGGACGCTCATG ATCTTAAAGACCATCGTGGTGGCTGTCTTGTTAGCTGGGGTGGTACCTCTGCTGTTGGGTCTGCTGTTTGAGCTTGTCATTGTCGCTCCTCTCAGAGTGCCACTGGACCAGACACCACTCTTCTATCCCTGGCAG GACTGGGCGCTTGGCGTGCTCCATGCTAAAATCATTGCTGCCATCACACTGATGGGCCCTCAGTGGTGGCTCAAAACTGTCATCGAGCAG GTGTATGCTAACGGCATCCGAAACATCGACCTCTATTTCATCTTGCGAAGGCTGGCTGCCCCCGTCATCTGCGTCctgctgctgtctctctgtgtgcccTACACCATCTCTAAAGGCATTACACCACTGCTTG GTGTACAGCCAGAGATGCAGACGCTGGTGGAGAGGAGGATCTATCCATTCCTGCTGATGCTGGTCATACTGTTGGCCGTTCTGTTCTTCCAGATACGACAGTTCAAACGCCTATACGAACACATCAAAAATGACAA GTACTTAGTTGGACAGAGACTTGTGAACTACGAACGCAAGACAGG AGGAGCACATCCACCTCCTCCTACAGCACCTCCTCCTAGATCAGACACTGCCGTGGGATCAGTGGAGCTGACTCACTCTGCCCAGCACTGGGAGCTAACGTCGGCTCCTGTGGTGAAacctttctgtttcctctctgcttGGCTGTCAACTTCAAACACAACCTCTAAACTTTTGAATGCATTCTAG